From Variimorphobacter saccharofermentans, one genomic window encodes:
- a CDS encoding SpoIIIAH-like family protein — protein MKNIFKKNQIIITALCIMIAIAGYLSFTNNDKPDDPNAVETTNPDLEDLDDFTALDGLEMVTDTTGDTTGDGTTVDDTTDDTTDDTTVDDTTDDTTVDDTDEDLADDTDEATDEDDETMDTEDAADELGDISDEDLLSVTDNGELELEEGVPGEAVLANAAVDSGYFISSRLDREQRRAKSKADLKEIIDSPDISKEDKQAAIQKMIELTSNSEKESAIEILLGAKGFDGSIVYIVDNMVNVVVNAKTLTDQQLAIVESVVKDNTGFAVENIHINPAVVEE, from the coding sequence ATGAAAAATATATTTAAGAAAAATCAAATCATAATCACAGCACTATGTATTATGATAGCCATCGCGGGGTATCTTAGCTTTACCAACAATGACAAACCCGATGATCCCAACGCGGTAGAAACAACGAATCCTGACCTGGAAGATTTAGATGATTTCACTGCGCTGGATGGGTTGGAGATGGTTACTGATACAACTGGTGACACAACAGGTGATGGAACCACAGTGGATGATACTACCGATGATACCACAGATGACACTACAGTGGATGATACCACGGACGATACTACTGTAGATGATACGGACGAAGACTTAGCGGATGATACAGACGAAGCAACAGATGAGGATGATGAAACCATGGATACAGAGGATGCAGCAGATGAATTAGGAGATATTTCTGACGAAGATCTTCTGAGTGTAACCGATAACGGAGAATTGGAATTAGAAGAAGGCGTTCCAGGAGAAGCAGTCCTTGCCAATGCAGCTGTTGATTCCGGTTATTTCATTTCCTCAAGACTTGATCGCGAGCAAAGAAGAGCTAAGAGTAAAGCAGATTTAAAGGAAATTATAGATAGCCCGGATATTTCAAAAGAGGATAAACAGGCTGCAATTCAGAAAATGATTGAGTTAACCTCCAATTCAGAAAAGGAATCCGCTATTGAGATATTACTCGGGGCAAAAGGATTCGACGGATCCATTGTTTACATTGTAGATAACATGGTAAATGTAGTAGTAAATGCGAAAACACTAACCGATCAGCAGCTTGCTATTGTTGAATCTGTAGTAAAGGACAATACAGGCTTCGCAGTGGAAAACATACATATTAATCCGGCTGTTGTAGAAGAATAG
- the argR gene encoding arginine repressor yields MKISRQSKIIELINKYDIETQEELADRLMKDGYNVTQATVSRDIRELKLTKVAVDGGKQKYIVLQKAETGMIEKYARVLRDGFVSMDMAQNIMVVKTVPGMAMAVAAALDSLQLSSIVGCIAGDDTVMCAIRTTDETVAVMEKLSKIINSDM; encoded by the coding sequence ATGAAGATCAGCAGACAGAGCAAAATAATTGAATTAATTAATAAATATGATATTGAAACTCAGGAAGAACTGGCAGACCGCTTAATGAAGGATGGCTATAATGTTACACAGGCTACTGTATCCAGAGATATTCGGGAACTAAAGTTGACTAAGGTTGCCGTAGATGGTGGTAAGCAAAAATATATCGTGCTTCAAAAAGCAGAGACAGGTATGATTGAGAAATATGCTCGTGTACTGCGGGATGGTTTCGTGTCCATGGATATGGCTCAGAATATCATGGTAGTGAAGACAGTACCAGGAATGGCGATGGCCGTAGCTGCCGCACTGGATTCCCTTCAGTTAAGCAGCATCGTGGGTTGTATTGCCGGTGATGATACCGTTATGTGTGCGATTCGTACGACGGATGAGACAGTAGCGGTGATGGAGAAGTTGAGTAAGATTATCAACTCGGATATGTAA
- a CDS encoding stage III sporulation protein AF, whose product MNEIYIWIKNIVIYMILNTIIMNLLGNKSYKKYVSIVSGMILVLVVISPLMKFMNLEDKLDLFLKSNDFAIETSDFKNDLNRMEEEQSKIIFAEYEKKIELQVDELLASENIVLEGFEVRINKDPNSTEFGEIMSMDISAVEGEKKQEYEGRIPLIEKVEIARISLNEEKEEVIKKVPSPMEINLKNKLSDFYNIEQGNINISIQGG is encoded by the coding sequence ATGAATGAAATCTATATCTGGATCAAAAATATTGTTATTTACATGATTCTCAATACCATCATAATGAATCTACTCGGAAATAAAAGCTATAAAAAATATGTAAGTATTGTATCCGGGATGATTTTAGTGCTGGTGGTGATATCACCTTTGATGAAATTCATGAATTTGGAGGACAAATTGGATTTGTTTCTAAAATCTAACGATTTTGCTATTGAGACATCCGATTTTAAGAATGACCTAAATCGAATGGAAGAGGAGCAAAGCAAGATCATATTTGCGGAGTACGAAAAAAAAATAGAACTTCAGGTAGATGAACTTTTAGCGTCAGAGAATATTGTGTTGGAAGGGTTTGAGGTTAGAATAAATAAAGATCCGAATAGTACAGAATTTGGTGAAATAATGAGCATGGATATCAGTGCAGTGGAAGGGGAAAAGAAACAAGAATATGAAGGGAGAATTCCTCTGATTGAAAAGGTGGAAATTGCAAGGATTTCGTTAAATGAGGAGAAGGAGGAGGTTATAAAAAAGGTACCTTCCCCGATGGAAATAAATCTAAAAAATAAGCTTTCAGACTTCTATAATATCGAACAGGGTAATATAAATATTAGTATACAGGGAGGGTAA
- a CDS encoding Asp23/Gls24 family envelope stress response protein: protein MNKEPEIRNTYKIHEDGKVGEVQIADEVVATIAGLAATEVKGVAATSGNVTNEIAGKLGKKNLSKGVKVIVNPDAVSVDMALTLDYGYGIPETAKLVQEKVKLAIENMTGLQVKEVNIRIAGVNIVKE, encoded by the coding sequence GTGAATAAAGAACCGGAGATCAGAAACACATATAAAATACATGAGGATGGTAAGGTTGGAGAAGTTCAGATAGCGGATGAGGTCGTTGCTACAATAGCAGGTTTAGCGGCTACGGAAGTAAAGGGTGTTGCTGCAACCTCCGGTAATGTTACGAATGAGATTGCCGGCAAGCTCGGAAAGAAGAACTTATCCAAAGGAGTAAAGGTTATAGTGAATCCGGATGCAGTATCGGTGGATATGGCTTTGACCTTGGATTACGGATATGGAATTCCGGAGACTGCCAAGTTAGTTCAGGAAAAGGTAAAGCTGGCGATAGAGAATATGACCGGATTACAGGTAAAAGAGGTTAACATCCGCATAGCCGGAGTTAATATTGTAAAAGAGTAA
- a CDS encoding TlyA family RNA methyltransferase, whose protein sequence is MKERLDVLLVNRNLAESREKAKAIIMSGNVFVDGQREDKAGSTFSPEVHIEVKGNPLKYVSRGGLKLEKAVMRYRLLLKGRICMDVGASTGGFTDCMLQNGALKVYSVDVGTNQLAWKLRQDERVISMEKTNIRYLTPDQIEDDIEFASIDVSFISLTKVLLPVRELLIGGGEIVCLIKPQFEAGREKVGKKGVVRDRKVHVEVIRKVCDYASSIGFHCLDLDYSPIKGPEGNIEYLLYLKKTERDMEIEPDMTGISISSDRIERVTEDAHRGLDEEYNTNE, encoded by the coding sequence ATGAAGGAACGTTTGGATGTTTTATTAGTAAATAGGAATTTGGCTGAGTCCAGAGAGAAAGCAAAGGCAATCATCATGTCGGGGAATGTCTTTGTGGATGGACAAAGAGAAGATAAAGCAGGAAGTACATTTTCTCCTGAGGTTCATATAGAGGTAAAAGGAAATCCTTTAAAATATGTGAGTCGTGGCGGATTAAAATTGGAAAAAGCAGTGATGCGTTACCGACTTTTATTAAAGGGCAGAATCTGTATGGATGTAGGTGCTTCTACAGGCGGGTTCACCGATTGTATGCTGCAAAATGGTGCATTGAAGGTCTACTCTGTGGATGTGGGTACGAATCAGCTTGCCTGGAAGCTACGTCAGGATGAAAGGGTAATTTCCATGGAAAAGACTAATATTCGATATCTTACACCGGATCAAATTGAGGACGATATCGAATTTGCATCCATTGATGTATCCTTTATTTCATTAACAAAGGTCTTACTTCCGGTCCGGGAGCTGTTAATAGGAGGAGGAGAAATCGTCTGCCTCATAAAGCCTCAATTTGAAGCAGGGAGAGAGAAGGTTGGGAAAAAAGGAGTCGTTCGTGATCGCAAGGTTCATGTTGAGGTGATCAGAAAGGTTTGTGATTATGCCTCCTCGATTGGTTTTCATTGTCTGGATTTGGATTACTCGCCAATTAAAGGACCGGAGGGTAATATTGAATATTTATTATATCTTAAAAAGACAGAGCGTGATATGGAAATTGAACCGGATATGACGGGAATCTCCATATCTTCGGATAGAATCGAAAGAGTCACCGAAGATGCTCATCGCGGATTAGATGAGGAATATAATACAAACGAATAA
- the xseA gene encoding exodeoxyribonuclease VII large subunit, translated as MGQAYSVTEINQYIKNMFLGDRMLNRIYVKGEVSNCKYHTSGHIYFTLKDAQGQLSCVMFAGQRRGLTFRLEEGQSVIALGSINVYERDGKYQLYASEIVLDGQGLLYERFEKLKKQLEAEGLFDREHKKPIPSFPKRIGIVTASTGAAIQDIINISKRRNPYVQLILYPALVQGVGSAESVAKGIAALDRLGLDTIIVGRGGGSIEDLWAFNEEIVARAIYQCNTPIISAVGHETDVTIADFVSDLRAPTPSAAAELAVNDYLAFEALINDYKRKLAREIQQKIQLQQNRIRELKFRLFYASPSYQIKQKRQYLIDMEQRLQNCINQRIKEKRHKLELYISRLEGLSPLSKLSKGYALIVGEDNKPVQSIKKVKEKEQITISLIDGDIYSRVETVLEKKRGMSEIEDGGCYGEERNEA; from the coding sequence ATGGGACAAGCTTATTCGGTTACTGAGATTAATCAATATATAAAGAATATGTTTCTTGGGGATCGAATGTTAAACCGTATTTATGTTAAGGGTGAAGTCTCCAATTGCAAATATCATACCTCTGGGCACATTTATTTTACATTAAAGGATGCACAGGGGCAATTGTCATGCGTAATGTTTGCCGGACAGAGAAGAGGTCTGACATTTCGTTTAGAGGAAGGACAGAGTGTAATTGCTCTCGGAAGCATTAATGTATATGAGAGAGACGGCAAATACCAGCTCTATGCCAGTGAGATCGTGCTAGACGGTCAGGGGCTGTTGTATGAACGCTTTGAGAAACTAAAAAAGCAGCTGGAAGCAGAGGGTTTATTTGATCGTGAGCATAAGAAACCGATTCCTTCCTTTCCGAAAAGAATCGGGATCGTAACAGCTTCCACTGGAGCAGCTATTCAAGATATTATCAATATATCAAAACGGAGAAATCCATATGTCCAGCTGATTTTATATCCGGCACTGGTACAGGGTGTTGGTTCAGCTGAAAGCGTAGCCAAAGGAATTGCTGCCTTGGATCGTCTGGGGTTGGATACTATCATTGTCGGACGTGGAGGAGGATCCATCGAAGATCTATGGGCATTTAATGAGGAAATTGTTGCACGAGCGATCTATCAATGTAATACGCCCATTATCTCAGCAGTTGGACATGAGACGGATGTGACCATTGCGGATTTTGTATCGGATTTGCGAGCGCCGACTCCATCGGCTGCCGCAGAGCTGGCAGTCAATGATTACCTTGCCTTCGAAGCGTTGATCAATGATTACAAGCGTAAGCTGGCAAGAGAAATTCAACAGAAAATACAGCTTCAGCAAAACCGGATAAGGGAGTTGAAATTTCGGCTGTTTTATGCAAGCCCCTCCTATCAGATTAAGCAAAAGAGGCAGTATCTCATCGATATGGAACAACGGTTACAGAACTGTATTAATCAACGAATTAAGGAAAAAAGACATAAACTGGAACTATACATATCAAGGCTGGAGGGTTTATCTCCTTTATCCAAGCTGAGTAAGGGATATGCTTTGATTGTGGGAGAGGATAACAAACCCGTTCAGAGCATTAAGAAGGTAAAGGAAAAGGAGCAGATCACCATTTCGCTGATAGACGGAGATATTTACTCAAGAGTGGAAACAGTTCTGGAAAAGAAGCGTGGTATGAGTGAAATAGAAGATGGAGGTTGTTATGGCGAAGAAAGAAATGAAGCTTGA
- a CDS encoding polyprenyl synthetase family protein, whose product MNFNQEMQEKISEIEAILEEFIPKEEGYQKTIMQAMNYSLLAGGKRLRPMLMVETFSMFNGLNMDILKPFMAAIEMIHTYSLVHDDLPAMDNDEYRRGRKTTHVVFGEALGILAGDGLLNYAFETALKAFDAITASTPTEELTTYRRIAKAMQTLAAKAGIYGMIGGQVIDTEEYHGVTEQERLDFMYRLKTGALMEASMMIGAILAGATDEEVNKIEYIAGNIGLAFQIKDDILDITGTPEVLGKPVLSDEKNEKVTYVTIMDLNKASERVEVISKQAVDAFEELPYQNEYLKSLIIKLINREN is encoded by the coding sequence ATGAACTTTAATCAGGAAATGCAGGAGAAAATATCAGAAATTGAGGCTATACTTGAGGAATTTATTCCGAAAGAGGAGGGCTATCAGAAAACAATTATGCAGGCAATGAATTACAGTCTGCTGGCAGGTGGAAAACGCCTACGTCCTATGCTAATGGTTGAGACCTTTTCCATGTTTAACGGGCTAAATATGGATATACTTAAGCCCTTTATGGCAGCAATTGAGATGATACACACCTATTCCTTGGTACATGATGATCTTCCTGCTATGGATAATGACGAATATCGAAGAGGTAGAAAGACAACCCACGTGGTGTTTGGAGAAGCATTGGGTATTCTGGCCGGAGATGGTCTCTTAAATTATGCCTTTGAGACGGCCCTGAAAGCCTTTGATGCGATTACGGCATCGACGCCAACAGAGGAACTGACCACATATCGTCGCATTGCTAAGGCAATGCAGACCCTGGCTGCGAAAGCAGGTATCTATGGGATGATTGGGGGACAGGTAATTGATACGGAAGAGTACCATGGAGTAACGGAACAGGAACGGTTGGATTTTATGTATCGCCTGAAAACGGGAGCTTTAATGGAGGCTTCCATGATGATTGGGGCGATATTGGCTGGAGCTACGGATGAAGAAGTGAATAAAATCGAATATATTGCTGGCAATATAGGGCTGGCATTTCAAATAAAGGATGATATATTGGACATCACCGGTACACCTGAAGTATTAGGAAAACCGGTTTTAAGCGATGAGAAGAATGAGAAAGTTACCTATGTTACAATTATGGATCTGAATAAGGCTTCAGAACGAGTAGAAGTGATTTCAAAACAGGCAGTAGATGCCTTTGAGGAATTACCCTATCAGAATGAATATTTAAAATCTTTAATCATCAAACTGATTAATAGAGAAAACTAG
- the nusB gene encoding transcription antitermination factor NusB, translating to MTRREIREHIFLMLFRKDFHEATELTEQMELYIAELETPSLEEYTYLTNRFQTVVSHLEEIDQTLSEAASGWKLNRMNKVDLTILRLAVYEMKFDEDVPVKVAINEAVEMAKTFGGDESPSFVNGVLAKLA from the coding sequence GTGACGAGAAGAGAAATAAGAGAACACATTTTCCTTATGCTATTTCGTAAGGATTTTCACGAGGCAACTGAATTAACAGAGCAAATGGAGCTCTATATAGCGGAGTTAGAAACACCGTCGCTAGAGGAGTATACCTATCTAACTAACCGCTTTCAGACAGTGGTAAGTCATCTGGAAGAGATCGATCAGACTTTATCTGAGGCTGCCAGTGGCTGGAAGCTAAACCGAATGAATAAGGTGGATTTAACGATATTACGTCTGGCTGTGTATGAAATGAAATTCGACGAGGATGTACCAGTTAAGGTGGCTATCAATGAAGCAGTAGAGATGGCGAAAACATTTGGTGGCGATGAATCCCCCAGTTTTGTGAATGGGGTGTTGGCTAAATTGGCGTAA
- the dxs gene encoding 1-deoxy-D-xylulose-5-phosphate synthase, translating to MPRLLDGINNANDIKKIKAQDYDKLAREIRDFLIQNVSQTGGHLASNLGVVELTMALHLFLNLPQDKLIWDVGHQAYTHKVLTGRKNLFSTLRQMDGMSGFPKREESVCDSFDTGHSSTAISAALGLVKARDLNGENNKVVAVLGDGALTGGMAFEAINNAGRLKTNLIIVLNDNNMSISENVGGMANYLAKLRTNSKYTGFKENMENTLIQMPGVGKALVDKLKRSKDAIKYFMLPSMFFEDMGLTYIGPIDGHNISQMITAFEAASRAKKAVVVHVLTRKGKGYKPAEKYPSRYHSVETFDVVSGSPLKKEKVDSYTKVFSDTMLRLAQSNDKLVAITAAMPSGTGLTHFMKQYPDRFFDVGIAEEHAVTFAAGMAMGGYKPVVAIYSTFMQRSYDQIIHDVCINNLPVVFAIDRAGITGRDGKTHQGIFDLSFLSHIPNLTVMAPKNRYELEEMLAYAVSYDGPVAVRYPKGDAYDGLSEYRAPIVHGKSEVLKQGSDIAILALGSMVKTGAEVAETLEKEGISTSLVNVRFASPIDIEIIDELTKKHKILVSMEENVRNGGYGQKVADYLCESKKNIRYINISVPDEYIEHGGVSELHKKLGLDAESIYNRIREELNLLK from the coding sequence TTGCCAAGATTATTAGATGGTATTAATAATGCAAATGATATTAAGAAAATAAAGGCACAGGATTATGATAAATTAGCGAGAGAAATTCGTGATTTTTTAATACAGAATGTAAGTCAGACAGGAGGACACCTTGCTTCAAATCTTGGAGTAGTTGAACTTACAATGGCATTACATTTATTCCTAAATCTGCCACAGGATAAGCTTATATGGGATGTGGGGCATCAAGCATACACGCATAAGGTATTAACCGGAAGAAAAAATCTGTTTTCTACATTACGACAGATGGATGGAATGAGTGGCTTCCCAAAGAGGGAAGAGAGTGTATGTGATTCCTTTGATACTGGTCATAGTTCCACTGCAATATCAGCAGCTCTGGGACTGGTGAAAGCAAGAGACCTGAATGGGGAGAATAATAAAGTTGTAGCTGTATTAGGTGATGGTGCACTGACCGGTGGTATGGCATTTGAAGCGATTAATAATGCGGGTAGATTAAAGACCAATTTAATCATTGTTTTAAATGACAATAATATGTCCATATCTGAGAATGTGGGAGGTATGGCAAATTACCTTGCGAAGCTGAGAACAAACTCAAAATACACCGGTTTTAAAGAAAATATGGAGAATACCCTTATACAGATGCCGGGAGTGGGGAAGGCTCTTGTTGATAAGCTAAAACGTTCTAAGGATGCCATTAAATACTTTATGCTCCCCAGCATGTTCTTTGAGGATATGGGATTAACCTATATCGGACCCATTGATGGGCATAACATATCGCAAATGATAACCGCGTTTGAAGCTGCTTCAAGAGCAAAGAAGGCGGTAGTTGTTCATGTTCTGACAAGAAAAGGGAAGGGCTATAAGCCTGCTGAAAAATATCCAAGCAGATATCATAGTGTAGAGACCTTTGATGTGGTAAGCGGATCGCCGTTGAAAAAAGAAAAGGTCGATAGCTATACTAAGGTATTCTCAGATACGATGCTACGTCTGGCTCAGTCAAATGATAAACTGGTTGCGATTACTGCAGCGATGCCAAGTGGTACGGGACTGACCCATTTCATGAAGCAATACCCCGATCGTTTTTTTGATGTGGGTATAGCAGAAGAACATGCAGTAACCTTCGCAGCTGGTATGGCTATGGGTGGGTATAAACCTGTGGTAGCGATTTACTCCACCTTTATGCAAAGATCCTATGATCAGATTATTCATGATGTATGCATCAATAACCTTCCGGTTGTATTTGCCATTGACCGTGCCGGAATTACTGGAAGAGATGGGAAAACACATCAGGGGATCTTCGATTTATCCTTCTTATCACATATACCGAATTTAACAGTAATGGCACCCAAAAACCGTTATGAGCTGGAGGAAATGCTTGCCTACGCTGTCTCCTATGATGGCCCAGTAGCAGTCCGTTATCCCAAGGGAGATGCATATGACGGATTAAGTGAGTACCGGGCGCCTATCGTCCATGGGAAAAGTGAAGTGTTAAAACAAGGCTCCGACATAGCAATCTTAGCTCTCGGTAGTATGGTAAAAACAGGAGCAGAAGTAGCAGAGACTCTGGAAAAGGAAGGAATAAGCACGTCCTTAGTGAATGTACGATTTGCTTCTCCCATCGATATAGAAATAATAGATGAGCTTACCAAGAAACATAAAATACTTGTATCAATGGAAGAGAATGTACGGAACGGCGGATATGGTCAGAAGGTTGCCGATTACCTTTGTGAAAGTAAGAAGAATATTCGCTATATTAATATATCGGTTCCGGACGAATATATAGAGCATGGCGGAGTAAGTGAGTTGCATAAGAAGCTCGGATTGGATGCTGAGAGTATTTATAACCGAATTCGGGAGGAGCTTAATTTACTTAAGTGA
- a CDS encoding NAD(+)/NADH kinase — MDRFLIITNKEKDKKLKVTNKIVAYIEQAGRSAMLSSVSSVQGCSQVKIPDDTDCAIVLGGDGTIIQTANDLMAHNIPILGVNLGTLGFLAEIEENYVQEALDRLFRDDYRVENRIMICGSIQYSDGRKPLDDVTYALNDVVIARKGFSRIISLGIYVNNELVENFRGDGVIISTPTGSTAYNLSAGGPIILPQAGVMVITPICPHSLSPRSIVVSAEDTIKIVVGKSKKTQEAEAIVTFDGNKVVELGTDDAIEMKKAQYYTKLIKLNRTGIYEILRSKLENNGDERDPL, encoded by the coding sequence ATGGATCGATTTTTAATAATTACGAATAAAGAAAAAGATAAAAAACTTAAGGTTACGAATAAGATTGTTGCTTATATTGAACAGGCAGGACGTTCAGCCATGCTTTCAAGTGTATCCTCTGTGCAGGGATGTTCCCAGGTGAAGATACCGGATGATACCGATTGTGCCATTGTATTAGGTGGCGATGGTACGATTATTCAGACTGCCAATGATCTGATGGCTCATAATATTCCTATTCTCGGTGTGAATCTGGGAACCTTAGGATTTCTAGCTGAAATAGAGGAAAATTATGTTCAGGAAGCATTGGATCGATTATTCCGCGACGATTATCGTGTAGAAAATCGCATTATGATTTGCGGAAGTATTCAGTATAGTGATGGACGTAAACCTCTTGATGACGTGACGTATGCACTGAATGATGTGGTAATAGCACGGAAGGGCTTTTCCCGAATCATCAGCCTTGGAATTTATGTAAATAATGAATTGGTTGAAAACTTTCGTGGAGACGGTGTTATTATATCAACACCGACAGGATCTACTGCCTATAATCTGTCAGCAGGTGGCCCTATCATCTTACCGCAGGCTGGAGTAATGGTTATTACGCCGATTTGTCCTCATTCCTTAAGCCCCAGAAGCATTGTGGTATCAGCGGAGGATACGATTAAGATTGTAGTCGGTAAGAGTAAGAAAACTCAGGAGGCAGAAGCAATCGTGACATTTGATGGCAACAAAGTGGTTGAATTAGGAACCGATGATGCGATAGAGATGAAAAAAGCTCAGTATTATACTAAATTGATAAAGCTTAACCGTACTGGTATTTATGAAATTTTGCGGTCAAAGTTAGAGAATAACGGAGATGAAAGAGATCCTCTATAA
- the xseB gene encoding exodeoxyribonuclease VII small subunit — MAKKEMKLEESFEKLNQILEELEKPEVSLEDSFSLYQEGMKLLKACNASIDKVEKQLIILSESGETDEL, encoded by the coding sequence ATGGCGAAGAAAGAAATGAAGCTTGAGGAATCATTTGAAAAGCTGAACCAGATATTAGAGGAACTTGAGAAACCGGAGGTTAGTTTAGAGGATTCATTTTCACTATATCAAGAGGGAATGAAGCTTCTTAAGGCATGTAATGCTTCCATTGACAAGGTGGAGAAGCAATTAATCATATTAAGTGAAAGTGGCGAAACGGATGAACTTTAA